The following proteins come from a genomic window of Trinickia caryophylli:
- a CDS encoding chorismate-binding protein, with protein MNRLADDGGDARIPAAELIADLRLADSRLSLFAFGTRRSVRLMIGVRSMLSVCGRICSRSGTGRWKQWETTRPWHAVARFLEDSAGHFVGGYLGFDLHAASTGKNVFAPYASTRLFVPEVVLDVRSASIVALTSEGGEGLAVGDAPFVRELAPLRAQRIPLCSPAPDERRDFVGKVNEVLRWIRRESGRRCTIARRVTLPGDIDFPRVFAASTDTGATSRSFFASHEDFEFAGTSPELLVDGTLQRFSTYKLSGTYPRSEDGRTDRTFERSFMNDAKIEEEHRLSAGAMCDALAGLGEVSLLRKEVINLPRLRHMQSVFETRCGVGVGISDVLREVLPVGTDPAREGLHLLLNLEGMARGAYYGLVGLIDAHGKMEFSQTLRTAFRHGDLNFAWVGAAVTAGSDPETELNETCIKLNSMELVAAFARRNNDGISAVHWRKHYQ; from the coding sequence ATGAACAGGCTGGCCGACGATGGAGGGGATGCACGCATCCCCGCTGCCGAATTGATCGCCGATCTCAGGCTGGCCGACTCTCGTTTGTCTCTCTTCGCGTTCGGCACGCGGCGTTCGGTTCGACTGATGATCGGCGTGCGCTCGATGCTGTCGGTGTGCGGTCGGATCTGTTCGCGCAGCGGGACGGGACGTTGGAAACAGTGGGAGACCACGCGCCCGTGGCACGCGGTGGCACGATTTCTGGAGGATAGCGCGGGCCATTTTGTCGGCGGTTACCTCGGTTTCGATTTGCATGCCGCCTCCACCGGCAAGAACGTGTTCGCACCCTATGCGTCGACCCGGCTCTTCGTGCCGGAGGTTGTACTCGACGTTCGCTCCGCCTCGATCGTGGCGCTCACTTCCGAAGGGGGTGAAGGGCTCGCTGTGGGGGACGCGCCGTTCGTGCGGGAACTCGCGCCGCTTCGCGCGCAGCGTATTCCGCTCTGCAGCCCGGCTCCGGATGAGCGGCGCGACTTTGTCGGTAAGGTGAACGAAGTATTGCGGTGGATCCGACGTGAATCCGGCAGGCGTTGCACGATCGCGCGCCGCGTGACGCTTCCCGGCGACATCGATTTTCCGCGGGTCTTCGCAGCGAGCACCGATACCGGGGCGACATCGCGTTCGTTCTTCGCCTCTCATGAAGATTTCGAATTCGCGGGCACGAGCCCAGAACTGCTCGTTGACGGAACGCTTCAGCGCTTCTCGACCTATAAGCTTTCCGGCACTTACCCGCGGTCCGAAGACGGCCGGACGGACCGGACGTTCGAACGTAGCTTCATGAACGACGCGAAGATCGAAGAGGAGCATCGATTGTCGGCCGGCGCGATGTGCGATGCGCTGGCTGGGCTCGGGGAGGTGAGTCTTCTGCGCAAGGAGGTGATCAATCTGCCGAGGCTCAGGCACATGCAAAGCGTGTTTGAGACTCGCTGCGGCGTGGGCGTCGGCATTTCGGACGTGCTTCGGGAGGTCTTGCCGGTCGGCACCGATCCGGCGCGAGAAGGGCTGCACCTGCTGCTGAATCTCGAAGGGATGGCCCGTGGAGCTTACTACGGGCTCGTTGGTCTCATCGACGCGCACGGAAAGATGGAATTCTCACAGACGCTGCGGACAGCGTTTCGTCACGGTGATCTGAATTTCGCCTGGGTCGGCGCGGCCGTCACCGCTGGCTCTGATCCCGAGACGGAGCTGAACGAGACCTGTATCAAGTTGAATTCGATGGAGCTCGTTGCCGCATTCGCGAGGAGAAACAACGATGGCATCAGTGCTGTTCATTGGCGGAAGCATTATCAGTGA
- a CDS encoding SGNH/GDSL hydrolase family protein has product MASVLFIGGSIISDGGIVDVTRQRLGTNDAASEVEEQTFRRATLEQHWNRLATQRALRRRKWDAVVLQEQGTQPLTNPESMAKAIALWVLQIRSAGAEPVLFLPWRRREHLDDDDAWGRIRSLHYAAAREWNIRPAAVGDVWTAFRRSHPDIALTAEGGNHVNETGAVLSASVIVATIVDWPDPGGRLRQLIQEGGLADFPFDAS; this is encoded by the coding sequence ATGGCATCAGTGCTGTTCATTGGCGGAAGCATTATCAGTGATGGCGGGATTGTCGACGTGACGAGGCAAAGGCTGGGCACTAACGACGCAGCATCGGAGGTCGAGGAACAGACGTTCCGGCGAGCGACGCTTGAACAGCATTGGAATCGCCTCGCGACGCAGCGCGCGCTGCGTCGGCGCAAGTGGGACGCTGTCGTGCTTCAGGAGCAAGGCACACAGCCGCTCACGAATCCAGAGTCGATGGCGAAGGCGATCGCTCTTTGGGTTCTTCAGATTCGCTCGGCCGGCGCGGAGCCGGTGCTTTTCCTGCCTTGGCGCCGCCGCGAGCATCTGGACGACGACGACGCATGGGGGCGTATTCGCAGCCTGCATTATGCTGCCGCGCGAGAGTGGAATATCCGGCCCGCCGCTGTCGGCGACGTGTGGACGGCTTTCCGGCGCTCGCATCCGGATATCGCGTTGACGGCCGAAGGGGGCAACCATGTCAACGAGACGGGCGCGGTGCTTTCAGCATCCGTTATTGTTGCGACGATCGTCGACTGGCCTGATCCGGGTGGACGTCTGCGGCAACTGATCCAAGAGGGGGGACTTGCGGACTTTCCGTTCGACGCGTCGTGA
- a CDS encoding iron-containing redox enzyme family protein has protein sequence MLPLNEISRNLEAIRNVYALHDHPFAKKFELGEFSPDEVRCFTMRIMPASNRFDTSFLRMVSMIPDYRDRIVLLRNSFTEHGDLDPDKAHVNVLARFLHAIDCPEVSIHVEDFSCTIGELSVKRFTVELDEPVVGPLARFLAFETVTPLLFARYYRGLPKIFPKLSARDMEYFLLHIDADPTHEIELLDVIGHHVHGPDDLVVLTNNYELMLSRLKGFLDYEHVHLPKMASQYLARYRG, from the coding sequence ATGCTCCCCTTAAACGAAATATCGCGAAACCTGGAGGCGATCAGGAACGTCTACGCACTCCACGATCATCCGTTTGCCAAAAAATTCGAGTTGGGAGAGTTCTCTCCCGACGAGGTACGGTGTTTCACGATGCGGATTATGCCCGCATCGAATCGATTCGACACATCGTTTTTGCGAATGGTGTCGATGATTCCTGACTACCGCGACCGGATCGTGCTATTGCGCAACAGTTTCACCGAGCACGGCGATCTCGATCCGGATAAAGCCCACGTCAATGTCTTGGCGCGGTTCCTCCATGCGATCGACTGCCCCGAAGTTTCCATCCACGTCGAGGATTTCAGCTGCACGATCGGCGAGCTGTCCGTCAAACGGTTTACTGTCGAGCTCGATGAGCCTGTCGTCGGCCCTTTGGCGCGGTTCCTTGCGTTCGAGACCGTCACGCCGCTGCTTTTCGCACGGTACTATCGCGGGTTGCCGAAGATCTTCCCGAAGCTCTCTGCGCGCGATATGGAGTACTTTCTCCTGCATATCGATGCCGATCCGACGCACGAGATCGAGCTTTTGGATGTCATCGGCCACCACGTTCACGGACCGGATGACCTGGTCGTGCTGACCAACAACTACGAGCTCATGCTCAGTCGCTTGAAGGGATTTCTGGACTACGAGCACGTGCATCTTCCGAAGATGGCCTCCCAGTATCTCGCTCGTTATAGGGGGTAG
- a CDS encoding GNAT family N-acetyltransferase, which yields MNRLEVPRVIETNAVRLRPFREGDAQTLFTVLLGDAEATAWLPMRTHANVAETRAFIAQCEAEWRNGYRYTWALEDAAGSTLLAAISLRPEPPRAEIGVIISRLEAHRRRRASLAALLKLIRWLLAQPALCRIHAYCAPEGAAASTLTRLGFAFEGRLTNWEPRPNQGLLAADALLFAITREPGATDVPRLHRLVDGSGKRADCREVARQGDDPPWRGIFPNSDYPL from the coding sequence ATGAACCGCCTGGAGGTGCCGCGCGTGATCGAGACGAACGCGGTGCGGCTGCGGCCGTTTCGCGAGGGTGACGCGCAAACGCTCTTCACGGTCTTGCTCGGCGACGCCGAGGCGACCGCATGGTTGCCGATGCGTACCCACGCGAACGTAGCCGAAACGCGGGCGTTCATTGCGCAATGCGAGGCCGAGTGGCGCAACGGATACCGCTACACATGGGCACTGGAGGACGCGGCGGGAAGCACACTGCTCGCCGCGATCTCGCTGCGGCCCGAGCCACCGCGCGCGGAGATCGGCGTCATCATCAGCCGGCTCGAAGCGCACCGGCGCCGGCGTGCGAGCCTTGCGGCACTGCTCAAGCTCATACGCTGGTTGCTGGCGCAACCAGCCTTGTGCCGCATCCATGCTTATTGTGCGCCCGAGGGAGCGGCCGCCAGCACGCTGACGAGGCTCGGCTTCGCATTCGAAGGCCGGCTCACGAACTGGGAGCCGAGGCCGAATCAGGGTCTGCTCGCCGCCGATGCACTGCTCTTTGCGATTACGCGCGAACCGGGCGCGACCGATGTACCGCGGCTGCATCGGCTGGTCGACGGATCCGGTAAGCGAGCCGATTGCCGGGAGGTCGCACGCCAAGGAGATGATCCGCCTTGGCGTGGGATTTTTCCGAATTCTGACTACCCCCTATAA
- a CDS encoding helix-turn-helix transcriptional regulator → MSSSIYFAVASTLASVRPESSLFTMMLNGQFRDASAAAAARAEPAQPGIAPDYASLQTYADVLLVLGQYEEAEDAYRRAQKAIRGEHRTTRAALSRNAGWQALFQNHLGTALKCFQRVVEDEDASEGQRLESLVGSVLVLFRLGRLDGVHALLGALRERVAQAQDARWACVAHVLIRDVVDQYQLRSCSQLADHIYWHSATLEARSKAFEEVFPAQQPEEMPPIGVLSRHSDYLSHLQALARGGESALTQIETHLRWSQGAGLAEYHREQRIEVALAALAGRLTHVAETMLHVFGERPLQGSQHAHWYNELLYCQSKLRQQQGRLQDYAQLYARYALQSLRHVRADSATVPTVAAERTQPATDDISARLPGKYRRAYRYLVEHLERPDLSVREVASHIGVTERALQAAFKANLGYTPSQLIRNRRMEHIRNDLMEDETHTSSVLRIANRWGVQHRSTLLNGYRQRFNEAPSQTLAR, encoded by the coding sequence ATGTCCTCATCGATCTATTTCGCCGTGGCTTCGACCCTTGCCTCGGTCCGCCCCGAATCATCGCTGTTCACCATGATGCTCAACGGCCAGTTCCGCGATGCATCGGCCGCCGCCGCCGCGCGCGCCGAACCGGCCCAACCCGGCATCGCGCCGGACTACGCGAGCCTGCAGACCTATGCCGATGTACTGCTCGTGCTCGGGCAATACGAGGAAGCGGAAGATGCCTACCGGCGTGCGCAGAAGGCCATCCGCGGCGAACATCGGACGACCCGCGCGGCGCTGTCGCGCAATGCCGGGTGGCAGGCACTGTTTCAGAACCATCTTGGGACCGCTCTCAAGTGCTTTCAGCGCGTAGTCGAAGACGAGGATGCAAGCGAGGGGCAGCGGCTCGAAAGCCTCGTGGGCTCCGTACTCGTGCTGTTCCGCCTCGGCCGGCTCGACGGCGTGCACGCATTGCTCGGCGCGCTGCGCGAACGTGTGGCGCAAGCGCAAGACGCGCGCTGGGCGTGCGTCGCGCACGTGCTGATTCGCGACGTCGTCGATCAATACCAGTTGCGTTCGTGCTCACAGTTGGCGGACCACATCTATTGGCATTCGGCAACGCTCGAAGCGCGCTCCAAGGCATTCGAAGAGGTGTTTCCCGCGCAGCAGCCGGAAGAAATGCCTCCAATTGGCGTGCTGTCGCGCCACTCCGACTATCTGAGCCACCTCCAGGCGCTCGCGCGCGGTGGCGAATCCGCGCTCACCCAGATCGAGACACACCTGCGCTGGAGCCAGGGCGCCGGGCTTGCGGAATACCACCGCGAGCAACGCATCGAAGTAGCGCTGGCCGCGCTCGCGGGACGCCTGACGCACGTCGCCGAAACGATGTTGCATGTCTTCGGCGAACGGCCGCTCCAGGGCAGCCAGCACGCACACTGGTACAACGAGCTGCTTTACTGCCAATCGAAACTGCGCCAGCAGCAAGGACGCCTGCAGGATTACGCGCAGCTCTACGCGCGCTATGCGTTGCAGTCGCTGCGCCATGTGCGCGCAGACAGCGCCACGGTGCCCACCGTTGCCGCCGAGCGCACGCAGCCCGCCACCGACGACATCAGCGCTCGGCTACCCGGAAAATACCGGCGCGCCTATCGCTACCTCGTCGAGCATCTCGAGCGGCCGGACCTGTCGGTGCGCGAGGTAGCCAGCCATATCGGTGTGACCGAGCGCGCATTGCAGGCCGCGTTCAAGGCGAACCTCGGCTATACGCCGAGCCAGTTGATCCGCAACCGCCGCATGGAGCACATCCGCAACGATCTCATGGAGGATGAAACGCATACGTCGAGCGTGCTGCGCATTGCGAACCGCTGGGGCGTTCAGCACCGCTCGACACTGCTCAACGGCTACCGGCAGCGCTTCAACGAAGCGCCCTCGCAAACACTCGCGCGCTGA
- a CDS encoding cytochrome P450: protein MTPPCTHVVARKTLFELLTDPADDRDAFYGEMSAGAGAYRDIGGAWMVGRFRLACAVLDHPDLTTRSPLFEQGLMSDEAGLLDTMLFSGDAMHERMRKTFAPLFAKPRLAALRACIEADLDDLLAQIPDTRCFDIVEHIAKRLPALTACRLLGIDPAHAPRLQAQSMAAVRLISAAPLTPAERAKAVAQTVRFMEELEPHLDGVRALLHVGTAADAALTRRQLLANVLLMFIAGYGTTMLSIGNTLAQALARRDLWHGLVREPQGAPLAIRELMRIEPAVHVMIRFARADVEFDGLRVAKGEAVAVVAAAANRDPTAFCDPTDVRVDRPPGGLVFGAGSHGCIGAALARMELAVVFETLLTRMPGLVLDPGTNPRLQEGAFRGYRSLRVRDDTRR, encoded by the coding sequence ATGACACCGCCATGCACTCATGTCGTTGCACGCAAGACGCTCTTCGAACTGCTTACTGATCCGGCCGACGATCGCGACGCGTTTTACGGCGAGATGTCGGCCGGCGCCGGGGCGTACCGGGATATCGGTGGGGCGTGGATGGTCGGCCGGTTCCGGCTGGCCTGCGCCGTGCTCGATCATCCGGACCTGACGACGCGCTCCCCGCTGTTCGAGCAGGGCCTGATGAGCGACGAGGCGGGCTTGCTCGACACGATGCTTTTTTCCGGCGACGCGATGCACGAGCGCATGCGCAAGACGTTCGCGCCGCTCTTTGCGAAGCCGCGCCTCGCGGCGCTGCGTGCCTGCATCGAAGCCGATCTAGACGATCTGCTTGCGCAGATTCCCGATACGCGATGCTTCGATATCGTCGAGCACATCGCGAAGCGCTTGCCCGCCCTCACGGCTTGCCGTCTGCTCGGCATCGATCCCGCACACGCACCCCGCTTGCAGGCGCAGTCGATGGCCGCAGTCCGGCTGATCAGCGCGGCGCCGCTTACGCCGGCCGAACGTGCGAAGGCCGTCGCGCAGACAGTGCGCTTCATGGAAGAGCTCGAGCCGCATCTCGACGGCGTACGCGCCCTGCTGCACGTCGGCACGGCCGCCGATGCCGCACTCACACGACGCCAGTTGCTGGCGAACGTGCTGCTGATGTTCATTGCGGGCTACGGCACGACGATGCTGTCGATCGGCAATACGCTCGCGCAGGCGCTCGCACGGCGGGACCTTTGGCATGGACTCGTGCGCGAGCCGCAGGGGGCCCCGCTTGCGATCCGCGAATTGATGCGCATCGAGCCGGCTGTGCACGTGATGATTCGCTTCGCACGCGCCGACGTCGAATTCGATGGGCTCCGCGTGGCGAAGGGCGAGGCCGTCGCCGTAGTCGCCGCGGCGGCGAATCGCGACCCGACTGCGTTTTGCGATCCGACCGACGTGCGTGTCGATCGCCCGCCTGGCGGCCTCGTATTCGGCGCAGGCTCGCACGGCTGCATCGGCGCCGCACTCGCGCGCATGGAGCTGGCCGTCGTATTCGAAACGCTGCTCACGCGCATGCCCGGCCTCGTGCTCGATCCGGGTACGAATCCGCGTTTGCAGGAGGGCGCTTTCCGCGGCTACCGCTCGCTCCGGGTGCGCGACGACACCCGGCGCTGA
- a CDS encoding lytic transglycosylase domain-containing protein: MILRHSTAPRRRGRWAPCAALCVWLACASTAAQADCFESAAVYHGVNPLILRAIAHVESRGNPQAIHRNKNGTMDIGELQINSIHLRELAAFGIRAKDLLDECVNVYVAAWHLKKQMAAYGNTWDAVGAYHSRSPRLRDDYARLVKATLVKWGVVVGEGGVQ, translated from the coding sequence ATGATCCTTCGTCATTCGACTGCGCCGCGGCGCCGCGGCCGCTGGGCGCCTTGTGCGGCGCTGTGCGTGTGGCTCGCCTGTGCAAGCACGGCGGCACAGGCCGACTGTTTCGAATCGGCCGCGGTGTATCACGGCGTCAACCCGCTGATCCTGCGGGCGATCGCGCACGTCGAATCGCGCGGCAATCCGCAGGCGATCCATCGCAACAAGAACGGCACGATGGATATCGGCGAATTGCAGATCAATTCGATTCATCTCCGGGAGCTCGCGGCCTTCGGCATCCGTGCAAAGGATCTGCTCGACGAATGCGTGAATGTGTACGTGGCCGCGTGGCACCTGAAAAAGCAGATGGCTGCCTATGGCAACACCTGGGATGCGGTGGGCGCCTACCATTCGCGCAGCCCGCGTCTGCGCGACGACTATGCGCGGCTTGTCAAGGCGACGCTCGTCAAGTGGGGCGTCGTTGTGGGCGAAGGAGGCGTGCAATGA
- the cysC gene encoding adenylyl-sulfate kinase has translation MAAADTRDRPSRVAVPGQRPITLWLTGLSGAGKSTLSRQLRAALAARGMIAATLDGDALRRGVSRDLGSEPEERTENVRRAAELARLLNDQGLVVIAALNTPYRHERALARSIVGASRFVEVFVSTPLAVCEARDPKGLYRRARAGEVLGLAGVDSPYERPTSPAMAVDTGGRTPEQCADELLRRLMPMIARPPKRGR, from the coding sequence GTGGCCGCAGCCGATACGCGCGACAGGCCGAGCCGTGTCGCCGTGCCCGGCCAGCGCCCGATCACCCTATGGCTCACCGGGTTGAGCGGCGCGGGCAAATCCACGCTCTCGCGCCAACTGCGCGCGGCGCTCGCGGCGCGCGGCATGATCGCCGCGACGCTCGATGGCGACGCGCTGCGTCGAGGGGTGAGCCGCGATCTCGGGTCCGAGCCGGAGGAGCGCACTGAAAACGTCAGGCGCGCGGCCGAGCTTGCTCGGCTGCTCAACGATCAGGGGCTTGTCGTCATCGCGGCGCTGAACACGCCGTACCGCCACGAACGCGCGCTCGCGCGATCGATCGTCGGCGCGTCACGATTTGTCGAGGTGTTCGTTAGCACGCCGCTCGCCGTGTGTGAAGCGCGCGATCCGAAAGGACTGTACCGGCGGGCGCGCGCCGGCGAAGTGTTGGGCCTGGCCGGCGTTGATTCGCCGTACGAACGCCCGACGTCGCCGGCCATGGCGGTCGATACCGGCGGCCGCACGCCCGAGCAGTGCGCCGACGAGCTGCTGCGCCGCCTGATGCCGATGATCGCCCGCCCACCGAAGCGGGGCCGCTGA
- a CDS encoding DUF4915 domain-containing protein — translation MTQLLLSFCYAKPSGHVLARFDAHSDTFEWVDLGDVAAQVVGATGLCRVDESYYAALQIRVPGTVGTLLAEIDASARIRRVARLAAVLDAHSLLAWGDELLVVSSGTNQVLAIDWPRDGALRTRVFFEIDPGADTLHMNSLQAFGGHVYLSMFGCKPGASWRDACDGHILDLTDDARIVRRGLRHPHSLFVDRGTLLCVTSRDGSLVHVAGQPRGADRPLDGYVRGAVAHGGRLFVGTSMARTQSKSRGMALPAAGAPWKGAAGTGCGLHVIEGGRQASRWIDLSAFGAELYDIVPWDGEPVSGAREEAMVSRLRAVNAEFGELIGTLYRMRTHHGAVARMLRAMLDAGTDLGFARETLAELANDPPALPEWSYLHARLLLAGGSDANRRAALPFLMSALEGGYDTFDVLSRLARIYDALGDHINAATHAHRALAAAPAQLGTHERDTLRALSAWLDR, via the coding sequence ATGACTCAACTGTTATTGAGCTTTTGCTATGCAAAACCGTCCGGACATGTGCTTGCGCGCTTCGATGCGCATTCAGATACCTTCGAATGGGTCGACCTCGGCGACGTCGCGGCCCAGGTCGTGGGCGCCACGGGGCTGTGTCGCGTCGATGAGAGCTACTACGCGGCGTTGCAGATTCGCGTGCCCGGCACGGTCGGCACGCTGCTCGCGGAGATCGATGCTTCGGCGCGCATCCGCCGCGTAGCACGCCTTGCCGCGGTGCTGGATGCGCATTCGCTGCTTGCGTGGGGCGACGAGCTGCTCGTCGTGAGCAGCGGCACCAATCAAGTGCTTGCCATCGACTGGCCACGCGACGGTGCGTTGCGCACACGCGTGTTCTTCGAAATAGATCCGGGCGCCGATACGCTGCACATGAATTCGCTGCAGGCATTCGGAGGACACGTCTATCTCTCGATGTTCGGCTGCAAGCCCGGCGCATCGTGGCGCGACGCCTGCGACGGACACATCCTCGATCTCACGGACGACGCTCGCATCGTACGGCGCGGCCTGCGCCACCCGCATTCGCTCTTCGTCGATCGCGGCACTTTGCTTTGCGTGACCTCGCGCGACGGCAGCCTCGTGCATGTCGCCGGCCAGCCGCGCGGCGCCGATCGGCCGCTCGACGGTTACGTGCGAGGTGCGGTGGCGCATGGGGGGCGGCTCTTCGTGGGCACCAGCATGGCGCGCACACAGAGCAAGAGCCGCGGTATGGCCCTGCCCGCTGCCGGTGCTCCGTGGAAGGGGGCGGCAGGGACGGGTTGCGGGCTGCACGTGATCGAAGGGGGACGGCAAGCATCGCGGTGGATCGATCTGAGCGCGTTCGGTGCCGAGCTGTACGACATCGTGCCCTGGGATGGCGAGCCCGTGAGCGGCGCGCGCGAAGAAGCGATGGTGAGCCGCCTGCGCGCAGTCAATGCCGAGTTCGGCGAGCTGATCGGGACGTTGTACCGCATGCGTACGCATCATGGCGCCGTTGCACGCATGTTGCGCGCGATGCTCGATGCGGGTACCGATCTGGGCTTCGCGCGCGAGACGCTCGCGGAGCTCGCCAACGACCCGCCCGCGCTGCCCGAGTGGAGCTATCTGCACGCGCGCTTGCTGCTGGCCGGCGGCAGCGACGCGAACCGCCGCGCGGCGCTGCCCTTCCTCATGAGCGCACTCGAAGGCGGTTACGACACTTTCGACGTGCTGAGCCGCCTCGCACGGATTTATGACGCGCTCGGCGATCACATCAACGCTGCCACGCACGCGCATCGCGCACTCGCCGCCGCCCCCGCGCAATTGGGCACACATGAGCGCGACACGTTGCGCGCGCTCTCGGCATGGCTCGACCGCTAA